A genomic window from Astatotilapia calliptera chromosome 12, fAstCal1.2, whole genome shotgun sequence includes:
- the LOC113033209 gene encoding transforming acidic coiled-coil-containing protein 1 isoform X3, which produces MGGSLSQHRKGSVSSPRKKNSISDSEGTFETPEAESPSVVKLLGQLDNSNHSVFPDVTNHILNTVSSQDLGTAPSQEVDSLNNLTSSSPDNSRFSLDQNLNLTLSNKPEVVISPSKTLPQAARPPTLSVVSPLNKPDPSEVDDEAPVTSDSSPDSNLTLSHDISVDSDLLNGNMDSDISLPSTKLTCEPKGSIITNSCKVKQNQPIQNDFNGQDDHHGDHATDEEKLASSVGVKPEKDQNIQDCQVTSKPEASDCCSVQYEDTCKLKNKSGGSEMQKTGSQVLDSICISEAEKQAVLTLIREEIITKEAEVSDWKKKYEDCRKEVDEMRKIVAEYEKTIAQMIEDEQRNTVSAQKALHTVTMEKDAALADLNSVERSLSDVFRRYENMKSTLEGFKKNEEVLKKCAQEYLARVKQEEQRYQTLKLHAEEKLDKANEEIAQVRAKASAENMAMTASLRKEQMKNESLEQALQQKNQEIEELTKICDELIAKMGKTD; this is translated from the exons ATGGGGGGCTCTCTCAGCCAGCACAGGAAGGGATCTGTCAGCTCTCCTCGCAAGAAGAACAGCAT TTCGGACTCCGAGGGGACCTTTGAGACTCCAGAGGCCGAGTCTCCGAGTGTTGTGAAGCTGCTGGGCCAACTGGACAACTCCAACCACTCAG tttttcCTGATGTTACAAACCACATTTTGAATACAGTCTCCAGTCAGGATCTTGGTACCGCTCCATCCCAAGAGGTCGATTCTCTGAACAACCTTACCAGCTCCTCGCCTGACAACAGCAGGTTCAGTTTGGATCAGAACCTTAATCTCACCCTCAGTAACAAACCCGAAGTGGTCATTTCCCCATCAAAGACTCTTCCACAGGCTGCCCGGCCTCCAACGCTGTCTGTCGTCTCTCCGCTGAACAAACCCGATCCCTCCGAGGTGGATGACGAGGCTCCGGTGACGTCCGACTCAAGCCCGGATTCAAACTTGACTCTCAGTCATGACATTAGTGTGGATTCGGATTTGCTCAATGGCAACATGGACTCTGACATTTCGCTACCAAGCACAAAACTGACCTGCGAGCCCAAAGGGTCAATTATCAC GAACTCCTGCAAAGTAAAGCAGAACCAGCCGATCCAGAACGACTTTAACGGACAG GATGACCATCATGGAGACCACGCCACAGATGAGGAGAAACTGGCGAGCAGCGTTGGGGTCAAACCAGAAAAGGACCAGAACA TCCAAGATTGCCAGGTGACATCCAAACCTGAGGCATCAGACTGCTGCTCTGTG CAGTATGAAGACACGTGCAAATTGAAGAACAAGTCGGGGGGAAGTGAGATGCAGAAAACGGGAAGTCAGGTCCTGGATTCCATCTGCATCAGTGAGGCAGAAAAACAGGCTGTTCTCACCCTTATCAGAGAGGAG ATCATCACTAAGGAGGCTGAAGTCAGTGACTGGAAGAAAAAGTATGAAGACTGCAGGAAAGAAGTGGATGAGATGAG AAAGATTGTTGCAGAATATGAGAAGACAATTGCTCAGATGATTG AGGACGAGCAGCGCAACACTGTGAGTGCCCAGAAGGCTTTGCACACAGTGACGATGGAGAAAGACGCTGCCCTGGCAGACCTGAACTCAGTGGAGCGCTCGCTTTCTGACGTCTTTCGCCGTTACGAAAATATGAAGAGCACCCTGGAGGGCTTTAAGAAA AATGAAGAGGTGTTGAAGAAGTGTGCACAAGAGTATCTGGCCAGAGTcaagcaggaggagcagagataCCAAACACTAAAGCTGCATGCAGAGGAGAAACTGGACAA AGCTAATGAGGAGATCGCTCAGGTGCGTGCAAAGGCGAGCGCAGAAAACATGGCGATGACCGCCAGCCTGAGGAAGGAACAGATGAAGAACGAGTCTCTGGAACAAGCCCTGCAGCAGAAG aatcaaGAGATCGAAGAACTGACAAAAATCTGTGACGAGCTGATTGCCAAAATGGGAAAAACAGACTGA
- the LOC113033209 gene encoding transforming acidic coiled-coil-containing protein 1 isoform X4, with the protein MSSDSEGTFETPEAESPSVVKLLGQLDNSNHSVFPDVTNHILNTVSSQDLGTAPSQEVDSLNNLTSSSPDNSRFSLDQNLNLTLSNKPEVVISPSKTLPQAARPPTLSVVSPLNKPDPSEVDDEAPVTSDSSPDSNLTLSHDISVDSDLLNGNMDSDISLPSTKLTCEPKGSIITNSCKVKQNQPIQNDFNGQDDHHGDHATDEEKLASSVGVKPEKDQNIQDCQVTSKPEASDCCSVQYEDTCKLKNKSGGSEMQKTGSQVLDSICISEAEKQAVLTLIREEIITKEAEVSDWKKKYEDCRKEVDEMRKIVAEYEKTIAQMIEDEQRNTVSAQKALHTVTMEKDAALADLNSVERSLSDVFRRYENMKSTLEGFKKNEEVLKKCAQEYLARVKQEEQRYQTLKLHAEEKLDKANEEIAQVRAKASAENMAMTASLRKEQMKNESLEQALQQKNQEIEELTKICDELIAKMGKTD; encoded by the exons ATGAG TTCGGACTCCGAGGGGACCTTTGAGACTCCAGAGGCCGAGTCTCCGAGTGTTGTGAAGCTGCTGGGCCAACTGGACAACTCCAACCACTCAG tttttcCTGATGTTACAAACCACATTTTGAATACAGTCTCCAGTCAGGATCTTGGTACCGCTCCATCCCAAGAGGTCGATTCTCTGAACAACCTTACCAGCTCCTCGCCTGACAACAGCAGGTTCAGTTTGGATCAGAACCTTAATCTCACCCTCAGTAACAAACCCGAAGTGGTCATTTCCCCATCAAAGACTCTTCCACAGGCTGCCCGGCCTCCAACGCTGTCTGTCGTCTCTCCGCTGAACAAACCCGATCCCTCCGAGGTGGATGACGAGGCTCCGGTGACGTCCGACTCAAGCCCGGATTCAAACTTGACTCTCAGTCATGACATTAGTGTGGATTCGGATTTGCTCAATGGCAACATGGACTCTGACATTTCGCTACCAAGCACAAAACTGACCTGCGAGCCCAAAGGGTCAATTATCAC GAACTCCTGCAAAGTAAAGCAGAACCAGCCGATCCAGAACGACTTTAACGGACAG GATGACCATCATGGAGACCACGCCACAGATGAGGAGAAACTGGCGAGCAGCGTTGGGGTCAAACCAGAAAAGGACCAGAACA TCCAAGATTGCCAGGTGACATCCAAACCTGAGGCATCAGACTGCTGCTCTGTG CAGTATGAAGACACGTGCAAATTGAAGAACAAGTCGGGGGGAAGTGAGATGCAGAAAACGGGAAGTCAGGTCCTGGATTCCATCTGCATCAGTGAGGCAGAAAAACAGGCTGTTCTCACCCTTATCAGAGAGGAG ATCATCACTAAGGAGGCTGAAGTCAGTGACTGGAAGAAAAAGTATGAAGACTGCAGGAAAGAAGTGGATGAGATGAG AAAGATTGTTGCAGAATATGAGAAGACAATTGCTCAGATGATTG AGGACGAGCAGCGCAACACTGTGAGTGCCCAGAAGGCTTTGCACACAGTGACGATGGAGAAAGACGCTGCCCTGGCAGACCTGAACTCAGTGGAGCGCTCGCTTTCTGACGTCTTTCGCCGTTACGAAAATATGAAGAGCACCCTGGAGGGCTTTAAGAAA AATGAAGAGGTGTTGAAGAAGTGTGCACAAGAGTATCTGGCCAGAGTcaagcaggaggagcagagataCCAAACACTAAAGCTGCATGCAGAGGAGAAACTGGACAA AGCTAATGAGGAGATCGCTCAGGTGCGTGCAAAGGCGAGCGCAGAAAACATGGCGATGACCGCCAGCCTGAGGAAGGAACAGATGAAGAACGAGTCTCTGGAACAAGCCCTGCAGCAGAAG aatcaaGAGATCGAAGAACTGACAAAAATCTGTGACGAGCTGATTGCCAAAATGGGAAAAACAGACTGA
- the LOC113033209 gene encoding transforming acidic coiled-coil-containing protein 1 isoform X2: MSWLSPVQWAKWTWSAVTGGSADDGQPAAKNNGEDISDSEGTFETPEAESPSVVKLLGQLDNSNHSVFPDVTNHILNTVSSQDLGTAPSQEVDSLNNLTSSSPDNSRFSLDQNLNLTLSNKPEVVISPSKTLPQAARPPTLSVVSPLNKPDPSEVDDEAPVTSDSSPDSNLTLSHDISVDSDLLNGNMDSDISLPSTKLTCEPKGSIITNSCKVKQNQPIQNDFNGQDDHHGDHATDEEKLASSVGVKPEKDQNIQDCQVTSKPEASDCCSVYEDTCKLKNKSGGSEMQKTGSQVLDSICISEAEKQAVLTLIREEIITKEAEVSDWKKKYEDCRKEVDEMRKIVAEYEKTIAQMIEDEQRNTVSAQKALHTVTMEKDAALADLNSVERSLSDVFRRYENMKSTLEGFKKNEEVLKKCAQEYLARVKQEEQRYQTLKLHAEEKLDKANEEIAQVRAKASAENMAMTASLRKEQMKNESLEQALQQKNQEIEELTKICDELIAKMGKTD, from the exons ATGTCCTGGTTGTCGCCGGTCCAGTGGGCGAAATGGACGTGGTCAGCAGTGACTGGAGGTTCAGCTGATGATGGGCAGCCCGCAGCGAAGAATAACGGAGAAGACAT TTCGGACTCCGAGGGGACCTTTGAGACTCCAGAGGCCGAGTCTCCGAGTGTTGTGAAGCTGCTGGGCCAACTGGACAACTCCAACCACTCAG tttttcCTGATGTTACAAACCACATTTTGAATACAGTCTCCAGTCAGGATCTTGGTACCGCTCCATCCCAAGAGGTCGATTCTCTGAACAACCTTACCAGCTCCTCGCCTGACAACAGCAGGTTCAGTTTGGATCAGAACCTTAATCTCACCCTCAGTAACAAACCCGAAGTGGTCATTTCCCCATCAAAGACTCTTCCACAGGCTGCCCGGCCTCCAACGCTGTCTGTCGTCTCTCCGCTGAACAAACCCGATCCCTCCGAGGTGGATGACGAGGCTCCGGTGACGTCCGACTCAAGCCCGGATTCAAACTTGACTCTCAGTCATGACATTAGTGTGGATTCGGATTTGCTCAATGGCAACATGGACTCTGACATTTCGCTACCAAGCACAAAACTGACCTGCGAGCCCAAAGGGTCAATTATCAC GAACTCCTGCAAAGTAAAGCAGAACCAGCCGATCCAGAACGACTTTAACGGACAG GATGACCATCATGGAGACCACGCCACAGATGAGGAGAAACTGGCGAGCAGCGTTGGGGTCAAACCAGAAAAGGACCAGAACA TCCAAGATTGCCAGGTGACATCCAAACCTGAGGCATCAGACTGCTGCTCTGTG TATGAAGACACGTGCAAATTGAAGAACAAGTCGGGGGGAAGTGAGATGCAGAAAACGGGAAGTCAGGTCCTGGATTCCATCTGCATCAGTGAGGCAGAAAAACAGGCTGTTCTCACCCTTATCAGAGAGGAG ATCATCACTAAGGAGGCTGAAGTCAGTGACTGGAAGAAAAAGTATGAAGACTGCAGGAAAGAAGTGGATGAGATGAG AAAGATTGTTGCAGAATATGAGAAGACAATTGCTCAGATGATTG AGGACGAGCAGCGCAACACTGTGAGTGCCCAGAAGGCTTTGCACACAGTGACGATGGAGAAAGACGCTGCCCTGGCAGACCTGAACTCAGTGGAGCGCTCGCTTTCTGACGTCTTTCGCCGTTACGAAAATATGAAGAGCACCCTGGAGGGCTTTAAGAAA AATGAAGAGGTGTTGAAGAAGTGTGCACAAGAGTATCTGGCCAGAGTcaagcaggaggagcagagataCCAAACACTAAAGCTGCATGCAGAGGAGAAACTGGACAA AGCTAATGAGGAGATCGCTCAGGTGCGTGCAAAGGCGAGCGCAGAAAACATGGCGATGACCGCCAGCCTGAGGAAGGAACAGATGAAGAACGAGTCTCTGGAACAAGCCCTGCAGCAGAAG aatcaaGAGATCGAAGAACTGACAAAAATCTGTGACGAGCTGATTGCCAAAATGGGAAAAACAGACTGA
- the LOC113033209 gene encoding transforming acidic coiled-coil-containing protein 1 isoform X5 codes for MGGSLSQHRKGSVSSPRKKNSISDSEGTFETPEAESPSVVKLLGQLDNSNHSVFPDVTNHILNTVSSQDLGTAPSQEVDSLNNLTSSSPDNSRFSLDQNLNLTLSNKPEVVISPSKTLPQAARPPTLSVVSPLNKPDPSEVDDEAPVTSDSSPDSNLTLSHDISVDSDLLNGNMDSDISLPSTKLTCEPKGSIITNSCKVKQNQPIQNDFNGQDDHHGDHATDEEKLASSVGVKPEKDQNIQDCQVTSKPEASDCCSVYEDTCKLKNKSGGSEMQKTGSQVLDSICISEAEKQAVLTLIREEIITKEAEVSDWKKKYEDCRKEVDEMRKIVAEYEKTIAQMIEDEQRNTVSAQKALHTVTMEKDAALADLNSVERSLSDVFRRYENMKSTLEGFKKNEEVLKKCAQEYLARVKQEEQRYQTLKLHAEEKLDKANEEIAQVRAKASAENMAMTASLRKEQMKNESLEQALQQKNQEIEELTKICDELIAKMGKTD; via the exons ATGGGGGGCTCTCTCAGCCAGCACAGGAAGGGATCTGTCAGCTCTCCTCGCAAGAAGAACAGCAT TTCGGACTCCGAGGGGACCTTTGAGACTCCAGAGGCCGAGTCTCCGAGTGTTGTGAAGCTGCTGGGCCAACTGGACAACTCCAACCACTCAG tttttcCTGATGTTACAAACCACATTTTGAATACAGTCTCCAGTCAGGATCTTGGTACCGCTCCATCCCAAGAGGTCGATTCTCTGAACAACCTTACCAGCTCCTCGCCTGACAACAGCAGGTTCAGTTTGGATCAGAACCTTAATCTCACCCTCAGTAACAAACCCGAAGTGGTCATTTCCCCATCAAAGACTCTTCCACAGGCTGCCCGGCCTCCAACGCTGTCTGTCGTCTCTCCGCTGAACAAACCCGATCCCTCCGAGGTGGATGACGAGGCTCCGGTGACGTCCGACTCAAGCCCGGATTCAAACTTGACTCTCAGTCATGACATTAGTGTGGATTCGGATTTGCTCAATGGCAACATGGACTCTGACATTTCGCTACCAAGCACAAAACTGACCTGCGAGCCCAAAGGGTCAATTATCAC GAACTCCTGCAAAGTAAAGCAGAACCAGCCGATCCAGAACGACTTTAACGGACAG GATGACCATCATGGAGACCACGCCACAGATGAGGAGAAACTGGCGAGCAGCGTTGGGGTCAAACCAGAAAAGGACCAGAACA TCCAAGATTGCCAGGTGACATCCAAACCTGAGGCATCAGACTGCTGCTCTGTG TATGAAGACACGTGCAAATTGAAGAACAAGTCGGGGGGAAGTGAGATGCAGAAAACGGGAAGTCAGGTCCTGGATTCCATCTGCATCAGTGAGGCAGAAAAACAGGCTGTTCTCACCCTTATCAGAGAGGAG ATCATCACTAAGGAGGCTGAAGTCAGTGACTGGAAGAAAAAGTATGAAGACTGCAGGAAAGAAGTGGATGAGATGAG AAAGATTGTTGCAGAATATGAGAAGACAATTGCTCAGATGATTG AGGACGAGCAGCGCAACACTGTGAGTGCCCAGAAGGCTTTGCACACAGTGACGATGGAGAAAGACGCTGCCCTGGCAGACCTGAACTCAGTGGAGCGCTCGCTTTCTGACGTCTTTCGCCGTTACGAAAATATGAAGAGCACCCTGGAGGGCTTTAAGAAA AATGAAGAGGTGTTGAAGAAGTGTGCACAAGAGTATCTGGCCAGAGTcaagcaggaggagcagagataCCAAACACTAAAGCTGCATGCAGAGGAGAAACTGGACAA AGCTAATGAGGAGATCGCTCAGGTGCGTGCAAAGGCGAGCGCAGAAAACATGGCGATGACCGCCAGCCTGAGGAAGGAACAGATGAAGAACGAGTCTCTGGAACAAGCCCTGCAGCAGAAG aatcaaGAGATCGAAGAACTGACAAAAATCTGTGACGAGCTGATTGCCAAAATGGGAAAAACAGACTGA
- the LOC113033209 gene encoding transforming acidic coiled-coil-containing protein 1 isoform X1, with product MSWLSPVQWAKWTWSAVTGGSADDGQPAAKNNGEDISDSEGTFETPEAESPSVVKLLGQLDNSNHSVFPDVTNHILNTVSSQDLGTAPSQEVDSLNNLTSSSPDNSRFSLDQNLNLTLSNKPEVVISPSKTLPQAARPPTLSVVSPLNKPDPSEVDDEAPVTSDSSPDSNLTLSHDISVDSDLLNGNMDSDISLPSTKLTCEPKGSIITNSCKVKQNQPIQNDFNGQDDHHGDHATDEEKLASSVGVKPEKDQNIQDCQVTSKPEASDCCSVQYEDTCKLKNKSGGSEMQKTGSQVLDSICISEAEKQAVLTLIREEIITKEAEVSDWKKKYEDCRKEVDEMRKIVAEYEKTIAQMIEDEQRNTVSAQKALHTVTMEKDAALADLNSVERSLSDVFRRYENMKSTLEGFKKNEEVLKKCAQEYLARVKQEEQRYQTLKLHAEEKLDKANEEIAQVRAKASAENMAMTASLRKEQMKNESLEQALQQKNQEIEELTKICDELIAKMGKTD from the exons ATGTCCTGGTTGTCGCCGGTCCAGTGGGCGAAATGGACGTGGTCAGCAGTGACTGGAGGTTCAGCTGATGATGGGCAGCCCGCAGCGAAGAATAACGGAGAAGACAT TTCGGACTCCGAGGGGACCTTTGAGACTCCAGAGGCCGAGTCTCCGAGTGTTGTGAAGCTGCTGGGCCAACTGGACAACTCCAACCACTCAG tttttcCTGATGTTACAAACCACATTTTGAATACAGTCTCCAGTCAGGATCTTGGTACCGCTCCATCCCAAGAGGTCGATTCTCTGAACAACCTTACCAGCTCCTCGCCTGACAACAGCAGGTTCAGTTTGGATCAGAACCTTAATCTCACCCTCAGTAACAAACCCGAAGTGGTCATTTCCCCATCAAAGACTCTTCCACAGGCTGCCCGGCCTCCAACGCTGTCTGTCGTCTCTCCGCTGAACAAACCCGATCCCTCCGAGGTGGATGACGAGGCTCCGGTGACGTCCGACTCAAGCCCGGATTCAAACTTGACTCTCAGTCATGACATTAGTGTGGATTCGGATTTGCTCAATGGCAACATGGACTCTGACATTTCGCTACCAAGCACAAAACTGACCTGCGAGCCCAAAGGGTCAATTATCAC GAACTCCTGCAAAGTAAAGCAGAACCAGCCGATCCAGAACGACTTTAACGGACAG GATGACCATCATGGAGACCACGCCACAGATGAGGAGAAACTGGCGAGCAGCGTTGGGGTCAAACCAGAAAAGGACCAGAACA TCCAAGATTGCCAGGTGACATCCAAACCTGAGGCATCAGACTGCTGCTCTGTG CAGTATGAAGACACGTGCAAATTGAAGAACAAGTCGGGGGGAAGTGAGATGCAGAAAACGGGAAGTCAGGTCCTGGATTCCATCTGCATCAGTGAGGCAGAAAAACAGGCTGTTCTCACCCTTATCAGAGAGGAG ATCATCACTAAGGAGGCTGAAGTCAGTGACTGGAAGAAAAAGTATGAAGACTGCAGGAAAGAAGTGGATGAGATGAG AAAGATTGTTGCAGAATATGAGAAGACAATTGCTCAGATGATTG AGGACGAGCAGCGCAACACTGTGAGTGCCCAGAAGGCTTTGCACACAGTGACGATGGAGAAAGACGCTGCCCTGGCAGACCTGAACTCAGTGGAGCGCTCGCTTTCTGACGTCTTTCGCCGTTACGAAAATATGAAGAGCACCCTGGAGGGCTTTAAGAAA AATGAAGAGGTGTTGAAGAAGTGTGCACAAGAGTATCTGGCCAGAGTcaagcaggaggagcagagataCCAAACACTAAAGCTGCATGCAGAGGAGAAACTGGACAA AGCTAATGAGGAGATCGCTCAGGTGCGTGCAAAGGCGAGCGCAGAAAACATGGCGATGACCGCCAGCCTGAGGAAGGAACAGATGAAGAACGAGTCTCTGGAACAAGCCCTGCAGCAGAAG aatcaaGAGATCGAAGAACTGACAAAAATCTGTGACGAGCTGATTGCCAAAATGGGAAAAACAGACTGA